In Vibrio bathopelagicus, one DNA window encodes the following:
- a CDS encoding dipeptidase, producing the protein MFKKITLVAASIAMSVGVVQASVESKTWPASDKAKTFVQDTIVIGMLASPYGAGWQDEQQLLDYFQGARDAGITGHEYTITAADHNFDDFLFHHHKHRSAMAKQPDNFIIAHSNNDIEKAHTEGKTAVLWNSQTATILEEDVTKMAILKDMGLKSMILAYNDIFRTGSGQLAAFNGRDIGLTPWGESVIDSMVEYQVILDLSHTGSKTANDAMDYMEEKYPGTPFVYTHSVPAGLYKSEPDATPQGCYRAIPDDEAIRAAKSGGYVAPTFTEWMVDGVWPEDISPVQAADMIDYYVKLVGVDHVGIATDDMFSTAMVVDFATKNAKMYDDGGYMIEAFNKGATGNGELSKILAAITDELWKRGYSNDDLAKIYGGNKMRVYAQVSEGADPDEFQKEYAKRLKELTQLRNENLAM; encoded by the coding sequence ATGTTTAAAAAGATAACGTTAGTAGCAGCAAGCATTGCAATGAGTGTTGGTGTTGTACAGGCAAGTGTTGAGAGTAAGACCTGGCCTGCATCAGACAAGGCTAAAACATTTGTCCAAGACACCATTGTCATTGGTATGCTCGCGAGCCCTTATGGTGCAGGCTGGCAAGATGAGCAACAACTGTTGGATTACTTCCAAGGTGCTCGTGACGCAGGTATTACAGGGCATGAATACACTATTACCGCTGCTGACCACAACTTTGATGACTTCTTGTTTCACCATCATAAACACCGCTCTGCGATGGCAAAACAACCTGACAATTTCATCATCGCTCATTCTAATAATGACATTGAAAAAGCGCACACTGAAGGCAAAACCGCCGTGCTTTGGAACAGCCAAACTGCAACGATTTTGGAAGAAGATGTTACTAAGATGGCGATTCTAAAAGACATGGGCTTAAAAAGCATGATCTTGGCGTATAACGACATTTTCAGAACAGGTTCAGGCCAGTTAGCAGCATTTAACGGTAGAGATATTGGCCTAACACCTTGGGGAGAGTCTGTTATTGATTCGATGGTCGAGTATCAGGTCATTCTCGATCTCAGCCATACAGGCTCAAAGACAGCAAATGACGCAATGGATTACATGGAAGAGAAGTATCCTGGGACCCCTTTTGTTTACACACACTCAGTGCCTGCTGGGCTTTATAAGAGTGAACCCGATGCAACGCCACAAGGTTGCTACCGTGCTATTCCCGATGATGAAGCGATACGCGCGGCTAAATCTGGTGGTTACGTTGCTCCAACCTTCACTGAATGGATGGTGGATGGCGTGTGGCCTGAAGATATATCTCCTGTTCAAGCTGCGGATATGATCGATTACTACGTGAAATTGGTAGGCGTTGACCACGTAGGTATCGCTACAGATGATATGTTCTCTACAGCAATGGTTGTAGATTTCGCAACCAAGAACGCGAAAATGTACGACGATGGCGGCTACATGATTGAAGCGTTCAACAAAGGTGCTACCGGTAATGGTGAGTTATCGAAGATCCTAGCGGCGATTACTGATGAACTGTGGAAACGTGGTTACAGCAACGATGATCTTGCTAAGATCTACGGCGGTAACAAAATGCGAGTTTATGCTCAGGTATCTGAAGGCGCAGACCCTGACGAATTCCAAAAAGAGTATGCAAAACGCCTTAAAGAACTAACCCAGTTAAGAAATGAAAACTTAGCCATGTAG
- a CDS encoding helix-turn-helix domain-containing protein translates to MLELPLIAKSVVSHFLQCVRERKALEPYHAAIEALAVQVSMPFSMDTSPAQYVSFNVFTQFLEGLRKVLPSDVFVSSLLESAQRTALELDFSNLSNQGFLSLFPCEQWSVESSSQSLKLSFLVSNSSLNSIEAELFLIVYSHAYFKAQQADIDKPIRYDLVSVSASTLSELRIQTETPQYLGQTETCISYNPIALDCSIKALSTATTSAFKVTQALLPYIGRVDVDLVMFGQINRIGKRTIQRALSEEGTTFRTIKETLSFEFAKRVMTEQDYSISDIALHLGYADASQFIRAFKRVNGITPHRWRKSNKGMVDGINS, encoded by the coding sequence ATGCTTGAGTTACCGTTGATTGCGAAGAGTGTAGTGAGTCATTTTCTGCAGTGCGTGCGAGAACGTAAGGCATTAGAACCATATCATGCCGCAATTGAAGCACTCGCTGTTCAAGTGAGCATGCCATTCTCAATGGATACCTCACCTGCTCAATATGTCTCGTTCAATGTGTTTACTCAGTTTTTAGAGGGTTTGAGGAAGGTATTGCCATCTGATGTGTTTGTTTCTTCGTTATTGGAGAGCGCTCAACGAACTGCTCTTGAACTCGATTTTTCCAACCTATCAAATCAAGGTTTTCTCTCCCTTTTTCCGTGTGAACAATGGTCAGTCGAATCGTCTTCACAGTCATTAAAGCTTTCATTTCTAGTATCTAATAGCTCGCTTAATAGTATTGAAGCCGAACTGTTTTTGATCGTTTATAGCCACGCTTATTTTAAAGCCCAGCAGGCGGATATTGATAAGCCGATTCGTTACGACTTAGTTTCAGTGTCGGCGAGCACGTTAAGTGAGTTGAGAATACAAACGGAAACGCCACAGTACTTAGGTCAAACTGAGACGTGCATTTCGTATAACCCAATTGCTCTAGATTGCTCTATCAAAGCGCTGTCAACGGCTACGACTTCTGCCTTCAAGGTGACACAAGCATTACTTCCTTATATCGGGCGAGTAGATGTAGATTTGGTGATGTTTGGTCAGATAAACCGAATTGGTAAGCGAACAATCCAAAGGGCGCTTAGTGAAGAGGGGACGACCTTCCGAACCATCAAAGAGACTCTGTCTTTTGAATTCGCCAAGCGCGTTATGACTGAGCAAGATTATTCGATCTCAGATATTGCGCTTCACTTGGGATACGCAGATGCCTCACAATTTATAAGAGCGTTTAAGCGAGTGAATGGAATAACTCCGCATCGGTGGAGAAAGAGCAATAAAGGTATGGTTGATGGTATAAATTCATAA
- a CDS encoding type II secretion system protein, whose translation MKRISGFTLIELVVAIVILGILSVVAAPKFLGLQSDARAAALKGLRGSMEGAAAIVYGKAAVAGVENLPASSGQVTTVDGVEIDFGYPTASESGIGTAVQGLSGDNSDWKQLGAHTEAVPNEVIVYSFENAQENETCVVIYRSNASAGAPTILSSEADLC comes from the coding sequence ATGAAAAGAATAAGTGGATTTACTCTGATTGAGCTAGTCGTAGCTATTGTGATCCTTGGTATTTTATCTGTGGTAGCAGCACCAAAATTTTTAGGGCTTCAATCCGATGCCAGAGCGGCAGCGTTAAAAGGGCTTAGAGGTTCGATGGAAGGCGCTGCAGCAATTGTTTACGGTAAAGCTGCTGTAGCCGGTGTTGAAAATTTACCCGCTTCAAGTGGACAAGTCACAACAGTGGATGGCGTTGAAATCGATTTTGGTTATCCAACTGCTTCAGAAAGCGGTATTGGAACTGCGGTTCAAGGGCTTAGTGGTGATAATAGCGATTGGAAGCAGCTAGGTGCTCATACTGAGGCTGTTCCAAATGAAGTCATTGTCTATTCGTTTGAAAATGCGCAAGAAAACGAAACTTGCGTTGTGATCTATCGTTCGAATGCTTCTGCGGGCGCCCCCACCATTTTGTCGTCTGAAGCTGACTTGTGTTAA
- a CDS encoding HAD family hydrolase produces MSSNQIKNVVFDVGNVIVHWSPLEITHLTFGGIADLETRARSIFQSAIWLDLNKGFLTENEAKLRYQQELDLSPLECDRLFYYVKKTQILLHGSVDLIKRVKSAGYGVYALTDNVVEIVEFLKNTYEFWPLFDGAAVSAELGMLKPQPEIYRALLSNNDLEASETVFIDDMPYNVEGAKAVGMAGIQFVDAVQCENSLRALGVNLNL; encoded by the coding sequence ATGAGTTCGAATCAAATCAAAAACGTCGTGTTTGATGTGGGTAATGTCATTGTGCATTGGTCGCCTTTAGAAATTACTCACCTTACGTTTGGAGGCATCGCCGACCTGGAAACTCGCGCGCGTTCAATCTTTCAAAGCGCTATTTGGTTGGATTTGAATAAAGGGTTTTTGACCGAAAATGAGGCTAAGCTTCGTTATCAACAAGAACTCGACTTATCTCCATTAGAGTGTGACCGCTTGTTTTATTACGTTAAGAAAACGCAGATCTTACTGCATGGCTCTGTCGACCTCATCAAACGAGTAAAGTCTGCAGGTTATGGTGTTTACGCTCTGACCGACAATGTGGTCGAGATTGTTGAGTTCCTAAAAAATACCTACGAATTTTGGCCGCTATTTGATGGTGCGGCGGTTTCTGCTGAACTTGGCATGCTCAAGCCACAACCCGAAATCTACCGTGCGCTGTTGTCTAACAATGATCTTGAGGCTTCAGAAACGGTCTTCATTGATGATATGCCTTATAACGTAGAAGGGGCGAAAGCCGTGGGTATGGCTGGTATTCAGTTTGTAGATGCCGTTCAGTGTGAAAATAGTTTACGAGCGCTTGGCGTCAATTTGAACCTCTGA
- a CDS encoding sugar O-acetyltransferase, whose product MKTKTELEKMLSGEVFDGADHEIDQMRTHASKALSDFNHCTDASQQPSLQANLFGKVGSSIVRPPFHCEFGKTIEIGDDTFINMNVVMLDGSNIKIGNNVLVGPSVQFYTASHSLNHLSRRKWETFCLPITIEDDVWIGGNSVINQGVTIGARSVIAASSVVNSDVPPDCLYGGTPAKLIRHLNTEQTNDNS is encoded by the coding sequence ATGAAAACGAAAACAGAACTCGAGAAAATGCTATCCGGCGAGGTTTTTGATGGCGCAGACCATGAAATAGACCAAATGCGCACTCATGCTAGCAAGGCACTGTCAGATTTCAATCACTGTACAGATGCGTCTCAGCAGCCAAGCCTGCAAGCCAACCTGTTTGGTAAGGTAGGAAGCAGCATTGTCCGCCCTCCCTTTCACTGTGAGTTTGGTAAAACCATCGAGATTGGTGACGACACCTTCATCAACATGAATGTGGTGATGCTTGACGGCTCCAACATCAAAATTGGCAACAATGTATTGGTTGGGCCAAGTGTCCAGTTTTACACGGCCTCTCACTCGCTGAACCACCTCAGTCGTCGTAAGTGGGAAACGTTTTGTCTGCCTATCACAATCGAAGATGATGTCTGGATTGGTGGAAACTCGGTGATTAACCAAGGCGTGACGATTGGCGCTCGCTCTGTTATCGCAGCGAGCTCTGTGGTCAACAGTGATGTGCCTCCAGACTGCTTATACGGCGGCACACCAGCAAAGCTGATTCGACACTTGAATACTGAACAGACAAACGACAACAGCTAG
- the add gene encoding adenosine deaminase encodes MDFLALPKIDLHCHLDGSVRPDTIIELAKQYDIELPEDRDAVVKSLTVPEDCKDLDEYLACFALPLKVMQTEEAIERISFELYEDAALENVKYLEVRFAPILHVNKGLSLDAIIASAVKGMKRAEEKYDIKGNYIMSVLRMFPKDSIKDVIDAGKPYLGKGVVAFDIAGGEKPGFCAEFPEYTQYAIEQGYRVTVHAGEQWHGQNVYDAVTLLDAERIGHGVHIQGNEDAYNIVKEKQVALETCPTSNVQTKCIHKFGDHPIAKFQKDGIVVTINTDNRTVSNTTMTNEVKRVCETFGLTKEDYVEIYKYSVDSAFASDEVKQHLMGFVEQI; translated from the coding sequence ATGGATTTTCTAGCACTGCCAAAGATTGATTTACACTGCCACTTAGACGGAAGCGTTCGTCCAGACACGATCATTGAATTAGCAAAACAATACGATATCGAGCTACCAGAAGACCGCGATGCGGTTGTTAAATCTCTTACTGTGCCTGAAGATTGTAAAGACCTAGACGAGTACCTAGCTTGTTTCGCGCTACCATTAAAAGTAATGCAAACTGAAGAAGCGATTGAACGTATCTCTTTTGAGCTTTACGAAGATGCGGCACTAGAAAACGTTAAGTACCTAGAAGTTCGCTTTGCCCCAATCCTGCACGTAAACAAGGGCTTGTCTCTTGATGCGATCATTGCAAGTGCTGTGAAAGGCATGAAGCGTGCTGAAGAGAAATACGACATCAAGGGCAACTACATCATGTCTGTGCTGCGTATGTTCCCTAAAGACTCTATCAAAGACGTGATTGACGCAGGCAAACCATACCTAGGTAAAGGCGTGGTAGCATTTGATATTGCAGGCGGTGAAAAGCCAGGTTTCTGTGCTGAATTCCCTGAGTACACGCAGTACGCTATCGAACAAGGCTACCGTGTAACAGTACACGCTGGCGAACAATGGCACGGCCAAAACGTTTATGATGCCGTAACACTGCTTGATGCTGAACGTATCGGCCACGGTGTTCACATCCAAGGCAACGAAGACGCATACAACATCGTGAAAGAGAAGCAAGTCGCGCTTGAAACTTGCCCAACAAGTAACGTGCAAACAAAGTGTATCCATAAGTTTGGTGACCACCCAATTGCTAAATTCCAAAAAGATGGCATCGTTGTAACCATCAACACAGACAACCGTACTGTGTCGAACACAACCATGACTAACGAAGTTAAGCGTGTATGTGAAACTTTCGGCCTAACTAAAGAAGATTACGTAGAAATCTACAAGTACTCTGTCGACAGCGCTTTTGCTTCAGATGAAGTGAAACAGCACCTAATGGGTTTCGTAGAGCAAATCTAA
- a CDS encoding LysR family transcriptional regulator: protein MVDVKSLLKCDMNLLLCLHVLLEERSVSKTAERLFLSQSAVSKQLTKLRALFDDPLFERESKGLFPTPKASSLAPKIHQILLQVEQLTVPDVFDAKGSERTFNIDLVETAYTAIYPKFMPNALSDAPNITVNSKTWSSETFKRLLKREVDFGIGIFELDERASTHIQNIPSELNYVELLQDYSVCLMRNDHPALEEEWDLQTFLKYRHIQLVTGGAGDWLLMEVLNSKQLEINKAANVSDITSAIKLCKQSDLLMCYPYNSVRDYIDSGELVMKPVPVDLVPGGLFLLWHKYFDSEPSHKWLRDLIIEQTR, encoded by the coding sequence ATGGTAGATGTTAAGAGCTTACTCAAGTGCGACATGAACTTACTGCTTTGTTTACACGTTTTATTGGAAGAGCGCAGTGTGAGCAAAACTGCCGAGAGGTTGTTCCTTAGCCAATCTGCGGTCAGTAAGCAGTTAACTAAACTACGAGCTTTGTTTGATGACCCTCTATTTGAGCGCGAATCGAAAGGGCTTTTTCCTACACCTAAGGCCTCTTCGTTAGCACCTAAAATTCACCAAATTCTTCTACAAGTCGAGCAGTTAACTGTCCCTGATGTTTTCGATGCCAAGGGCAGTGAGAGAACGTTTAATATTGATCTTGTTGAAACCGCTTATACCGCAATTTATCCTAAATTTATGCCTAACGCGCTGTCAGATGCGCCGAACATTACGGTAAATAGCAAAACTTGGAGCAGCGAAACCTTCAAGCGTTTGTTAAAGCGAGAGGTTGATTTTGGTATCGGCATTTTTGAGCTTGATGAGCGTGCTAGTACGCATATTCAAAATATCCCTTCGGAATTAAATTACGTTGAATTACTGCAAGATTATTCGGTTTGTTTGATGCGTAATGATCACCCTGCACTTGAAGAGGAGTGGGACCTACAAACGTTCCTGAAATATCGCCATATCCAGTTGGTTACAGGGGGGGCGGGTGATTGGCTATTGATGGAAGTGCTAAATTCCAAGCAGCTTGAAATCAACAAAGCCGCTAATGTTTCAGACATCACCAGTGCAATTAAGCTGTGTAAGCAGAGTGATTTGTTGATGTGTTATCCGTACAACTCGGTACGTGATTACATTGATAGTGGAGAGTTAGTGATGAAGCCCGTCCCGGTCGATTTGGTGCCAGGAGGCTTGTTCTTGCTTTGGCATAAATACTTCGATTCAGAGCCGAGCCACAAATGGTTGCGCGATCTGATCATAGAACAGACTCGTTAA
- a CDS encoding glutathione synthase: MTIPLLPQQTIEDAAEWAIMHGVAFRQSDNTARHCPFSIAPMTMERRVYEHLLKVTPLATKLVSNVSEDHDFLQSSLSDMAKADPFFGRLMELHQQAHGSESQRLRPARQPLLLMRTDSMDDRKHGAKVIEFNGIAAGMAPFGQKATEFHAFMHNQWPETYQNWLEDKSATPAENQGLEQLAFGIATSARKVREHFDDSAKPTFLMVVQKNEDNVYDQHLLEVELQKQGVRTVRRTFEQLSKQLSSGENQRLLLEGIGAIDVVYLRAGYQYSDYWAPELNESVCCQTLSQTRLFMEQHYVAMNATISQQLATSKTMQMLLTMMPASEYARWGLTLEEAELVKSVLADMKPITTDTIEWFNSVAIKQEWVLKNQGEGGGHCVFGDDISEQLNQLKPEEYDAWALMQRLYPHERDVPTIAVRDTQQTLVDDLVSEVGLFTAYYQGEPVTQLDGYAGYLIRSKPASENEGGIHSGKGILDSLVLID, translated from the coding sequence ATGACAATTCCACTGTTACCACAACAAACCATCGAAGATGCTGCTGAGTGGGCAATTATGCATGGCGTCGCGTTCCGTCAATCTGATAACACGGCAAGACATTGTCCTTTTAGTATCGCGCCGATGACGATGGAACGTAGAGTTTATGAGCATCTTCTTAAAGTCACGCCTTTGGCGACCAAGCTGGTGAGCAACGTTTCAGAAGATCACGACTTCTTGCAATCGTCGCTGAGTGATATGGCGAAAGCGGACCCGTTTTTTGGCCGTTTGATGGAATTGCATCAACAGGCTCATGGCAGTGAATCTCAAAGATTACGTCCTGCTCGACAACCGTTATTGTTGATGCGAACTGATTCTATGGATGATCGTAAACACGGAGCCAAAGTCATCGAGTTCAATGGTATTGCCGCAGGTATGGCACCGTTTGGACAAAAAGCGACAGAGTTTCATGCTTTTATGCACAACCAATGGCCAGAGACTTATCAAAACTGGTTAGAAGATAAGTCAGCGACTCCGGCAGAAAACCAAGGTCTTGAACAATTGGCTTTCGGTATTGCTACCTCGGCAAGAAAGGTAAGAGAGCACTTTGATGATTCCGCTAAACCTACATTTTTGATGGTGGTGCAGAAGAACGAAGATAACGTATACGACCAACATCTACTTGAAGTTGAATTGCAAAAGCAGGGAGTACGTACGGTTCGCCGTACCTTTGAACAGCTGAGTAAGCAGCTTTCAAGCGGAGAGAACCAGCGCTTACTCCTTGAGGGCATTGGCGCCATTGATGTCGTGTATTTGCGTGCTGGCTATCAGTATTCTGATTACTGGGCACCGGAGCTGAATGAGTCTGTTTGTTGCCAAACACTGAGTCAAACTCGTCTATTTATGGAGCAGCACTATGTGGCGATGAATGCCACGATTAGCCAACAGCTCGCCACTAGTAAAACCATGCAAATGCTGCTGACCATGATGCCTGCATCGGAATACGCGCGCTGGGGTTTAACGCTAGAAGAAGCAGAGCTAGTTAAGAGTGTACTGGCTGATATGAAGCCAATTACTACCGATACTATCGAGTGGTTCAATAGCGTAGCGATTAAACAAGAGTGGGTGTTAAAAAACCAAGGTGAAGGTGGCGGTCACTGCGTATTTGGCGATGACATCAGTGAACAACTGAACCAGCTTAAACCGGAAGAGTACGACGCTTGGGCTCTGATGCAACGTTTGTATCCACATGAACGTGATGTACCAACTATTGCGGTGCGAGATACTCAACAAACGTTGGTTGATGATCTTGTGAGTGAGGTTGGGCTGTTCACCGCCTATTACCAAGGTGAGCCAGTAACTCAGCTTGATGGTTATGCGGGATACTTGATTCGCAGTAAACCTGCCAGTGAAAACGAAGGTGGGATCCACAGTGGCAAAGGGATTCTAGATTCTTTGGTGTTGATTGATTAA
- a CDS encoding YgjV family protein — protein sequence MENWLAQGIGGIAFFVGVMAFWQKDDTRFRYQMMTFCFIMSAHFALMGATVAAIGVIINAIRSFASIKTQSRKVMWFFISLMWLMTLPNITHFFELLTVIGSSVATWALFSKQGIPLRSLILFNSFCWASHNIWIGSIGGSLVESTFIITNLITIYQLYQTKKSCRR from the coding sequence ATGGAAAACTGGCTAGCGCAGGGGATTGGCGGAATTGCATTTTTCGTTGGCGTAATGGCTTTTTGGCAAAAAGATGACACACGTTTCCGCTATCAGATGATGACATTCTGTTTCATCATGAGTGCTCATTTCGCACTTATGGGGGCAACCGTGGCTGCTATTGGTGTAATCATCAACGCCATCCGAAGTTTTGCTTCAATAAAAACTCAGTCCCGCAAAGTGATGTGGTTCTTTATTAGCCTAATGTGGCTGATGACACTCCCCAATATTACCCACTTCTTCGAACTGCTCACCGTAATCGGCTCATCTGTCGCCACATGGGCGCTGTTTTCAAAACAAGGCATTCCTCTTCGCAGTCTAATTTTGTTCAATTCCTTCTGTTGGGCTAGCCACAATATTTGGATTGGTTCGATTGGCGGGTCATTGGTCGAGAGTACTTTTATCATCACTAATTTGATAACCATATATCAGTTGTATCAAACAAAGAAAAGTTGTCGACGTTAG
- a CDS encoding bifunctional 4-hydroxy-2-oxoglutarate aldolase/2-dehydro-3-deoxy-phosphogluconate aldolase translates to MSNIKQQLKTLKVIPVIAIDNAEDIIPLGKVLAENGLPAAEITFRSDAAVEAIRLLRESQPDMLIGAGTVLNREQAIAAKEAGATFVVSPGFNPNTVRACQEIGIDIIPGVNNPSTVEAALEMGLTTLKFFPAEASGGINMVKSLLAPYTDVELMPTGGINPANIKDYLAIPRVLACGGTWMVDKKLIEAGDWEELAKLTREAVTLVNKD, encoded by the coding sequence ATGTCTAACATCAAACAACAACTGAAAACACTGAAAGTTATCCCTGTGATCGCTATCGACAACGCTGAAGACATCATCCCTCTGGGTAAAGTCTTAGCCGAAAACGGCCTACCTGCAGCAGAGATTACGTTCCGTTCTGACGCTGCTGTCGAAGCTATTCGTCTACTTCGTGAATCACAACCAGATATGTTAATCGGCGCTGGCACTGTACTCAATCGTGAGCAAGCTATCGCGGCTAAAGAGGCGGGCGCAACGTTCGTAGTTTCCCCTGGCTTTAACCCAAACACGGTAAGAGCCTGTCAAGAGATTGGTATTGATATCATTCCTGGGGTCAACAACCCGAGCACAGTAGAAGCAGCGCTTGAAATGGGCTTAACCACATTGAAATTCTTCCCAGCTGAAGCATCGGGTGGCATCAACATGGTGAAGTCATTGCTTGCGCCATACACCGACGTAGAGCTGATGCCTACAGGTGGTATTAACCCAGCTAACATCAAAGACTACCTTGCGATACCACGAGTACTGGCGTGTGGCGGTACATGGATGGTCGACAAAAAGCTCATTGAAGCAGGAGATTGGGAAGAGCTTGCTAAGCTCACTCGCGAAGCCGTTACTTTAGTTAATAAAGATTAG
- a CDS encoding sugar kinase, with amino-acid sequence MKHIAIIGECMIELNGKPFGSMHQTFGGDTLNAAVYLSRGCEANLKQDDIKVSYITALGADPISKGMLERWQQEGVSTELVLQDSQRTPGLYLIQLDDAGERTFLYWRNQSAARYLLQNPDFNQIKQALRNVDMVFLSGITLAILPEQDRIELLNILVELKTQGVEIAFDSNFRPALWPQDENQTVKNSYQAMYTLTDLALVTFDDEQLIWGDTSPEQTIERLTALGVKRCVVKLGADGCLIQGDTSQGNREQDSGTGSAPRAVPTHPVENVVDTTSAGDSFNGGFLSAYLAGENLITSCQRGNTMAGVVIQHRGAIIAKELTQAAITAI; translated from the coding sequence ATGAAACATATCGCCATTATTGGTGAGTGCATGATCGAGCTGAACGGAAAACCGTTCGGCTCAATGCATCAAACGTTTGGCGGAGACACACTCAATGCTGCGGTATACCTAAGCCGCGGCTGCGAGGCGAACCTCAAGCAAGATGACATCAAAGTGTCTTACATCACAGCTTTAGGCGCAGACCCGATTAGCAAGGGAATGTTAGAACGCTGGCAACAAGAGGGTGTGTCGACTGAACTCGTTTTACAAGACAGTCAACGGACTCCAGGCCTATACCTGATTCAGCTTGATGACGCAGGTGAGCGTACCTTTCTGTATTGGAGAAATCAGTCGGCTGCGCGCTACCTACTGCAAAACCCAGATTTCAATCAGATAAAGCAGGCACTGCGCAATGTCGATATGGTCTTTCTCAGTGGCATCACATTAGCGATTCTGCCCGAGCAAGATCGTATCGAACTATTAAATATCTTGGTTGAATTGAAGACGCAAGGCGTTGAGATCGCCTTCGACAGTAACTTCCGCCCTGCACTTTGGCCACAGGACGAAAACCAAACCGTTAAGAACAGCTACCAAGCCATGTATACGCTGACAGATTTAGCTTTAGTAACGTTCGATGATGAACAGTTGATCTGGGGAGATACTTCACCAGAACAAACCATCGAACGTCTAACGGCGCTAGGTGTTAAGCGATGCGTCGTTAAACTGGGTGCTGATGGCTGTCTTATTCAAGGTGACACAAGTCAAGGTAACAGAGAGCAAGACTCAGGTACGGGTTCGGCTCCACGAGCGGTACCTACTCACCCCGTTGAAAACGTTGTTGATACAACCTCAGCGGGAGACTCATTCAATGGCGGATTTTTATCTGCTTACCTTGCCGGCGAAAACTTAATAACGTCATGTCAACGCGGCAACACCATGGCAGGCGTCGTTATCCAACATCGCGGTGCCATTATTGCAAAAGAACTAACTCAAGCGGCCATCACAGCCATTTAA